From the Maioricimonas rarisocia genome, one window contains:
- the hisG gene encoding ATP phosphoribosyltransferase, whose product MSDQILRLGIPAGSLQEATAGLFRQAGYRITFSSRSYYPAIDDDEIECLLLRAQEMARYVENGILDAGITGHDWVQETQADVHEVCELVFSKVSRRPVRWVLCVPEDSPIKSVKDLEGKRIATEAVGLTKTYLEKHGVTANVEFSWGATEVKPPRLADAIVEVTETGSSLRANDLRIVDEVLQSTTRLIANRKSWDDDWKRQKLENISLMLQSCLAAEGKVGLMMNVRRETLQEVIDMLPSMQSPTVSQLSDPDWLDVSTIIEESTVRMIIPKLKEVGATGIVEFPISKIIE is encoded by the coding sequence ATGTCCGACCAGATTCTGAGACTGGGGATCCCCGCCGGCAGCCTGCAGGAAGCGACCGCGGGGTTGTTTCGCCAGGCCGGCTATCGCATCACGTTTTCCTCGCGGTCGTACTACCCGGCGATCGACGACGACGAAATCGAGTGTCTGCTGCTGCGGGCGCAGGAAATGGCCCGCTACGTCGAGAATGGCATTCTCGATGCCGGCATCACCGGTCACGACTGGGTTCAGGAGACGCAGGCCGACGTGCACGAAGTCTGCGAGCTCGTCTTCTCGAAGGTCAGCCGCCGTCCCGTCCGCTGGGTGCTGTGTGTCCCTGAAGATTCGCCAATCAAGTCCGTGAAGGACCTCGAAGGAAAGCGAATCGCCACCGAGGCCGTTGGCCTGACGAAGACGTATCTGGAAAAGCACGGGGTGACCGCCAACGTCGAGTTCTCCTGGGGCGCCACCGAGGTCAAGCCGCCACGGCTCGCGGATGCCATCGTCGAAGTGACCGAGACCGGCTCGTCGCTGCGGGCGAATGACCTGCGGATCGTCGACGAAGTGCTGCAGAGCACCACCCGCCTGATTGCCAACCGGAAGTCGTGGGACGACGACTGGAAGCGGCAGAAGCTCGAGAATATCTCGCTGATGCTGCAGTCCTGTCTCGCGGCTGAGGGCAAGGTCGGACTGATGATGAACGTCCGGCGGGAGACGCTGCAGGAAGTGATCGACATGCTGCCCTCGATGCAGTCCCCGACCGTCTCGCAGCTTTCCGATCCCGACTGGCTCGACGTCAGCACGATCATCGAAGAATCGACGGTCCGAATGATCATCCCCAAGCTGAAGGAAGTCGGCGCCACCGGCATCGTCGAGTTCCCGATCAGCAAGATCATCGAGTA